From one Humulus lupulus chromosome 8, drHumLupu1.1, whole genome shotgun sequence genomic stretch:
- the LOC133798542 gene encoding uncharacterized protein LOC133798542, with protein MDVTKDRGVPVGSVSESTVTESEHVAGETLVGTGDDAVQGKIEGSFNDGVEDESCHGNDIMVEVLGSDVYVGGVCTSESGENLDDGNDDAVPLDAEVVSERPVNPIGIDGGSAVDGSDSRDAGVSGGELLNQGNGGSLGVSESVEEKAQHVDGMTREASSGEMVTEDTRRGSQIVSGGNCAGGTEVVGSTGGEIQVNHVAMISMVPREEGVEGVIHEVGANNDGEVVSGGCEANEVVSKQGVEVPEENSQDAGKKSEVLFPSVSSECCKFQVVVVESIESGSRLAMEVVGGGDDAPNDLKTQNEVGVSDEAWNPGIETIETSAENVVSCSAETQVHEEKSVITVYKKDLNPKISLGQSNDAGAEEFGGVDKRVLLSSKDAVPETNANSENFSSVEKEQLKIVITGGSTEKHSNLISESESSLQQTQVIVESEVSVIDSKVISVSQKDEILNPEGYYDNSMACDIHVESNVEQAMEIDRQVKDGDQVYSDGGHEKVLIFNTEVLGAVEYLKSTENSEKSEICDVSPICVSTVQEIETEHGGQQIQFENQQEMSRKMSGVLENDGHAWADVTFSCEPSELIHVEDTTAGDTAPNPADKAVLPPSGNDRNSQIETLWCSEMDNQTTDNVDIAPMDTNEVLGQSDNNEECLQEGVATDCSVSKRNFAVEEGVKEQVTSADEFGLHGEKDLVVVKEITDSEQTNTSKGKSTKVESSEPENSLVNHHSCDLPPEDEDVFSVTDLVWGKVKSHPWWPGQIFDFTDASEKAMKHHKKDCFLVAYFGDRTFAWNEALSLKPFRSHFSQMEKQGNADTFQNAVNCALGEISRRVQLGLACSCIPKDSHNIQFQIVENAGIRTESSRRGGVDDSASVNSLQSDKLLEYLKALAQSPLGGNDRLELVIAKAQLLAFCRLKGFCSLPEFQCCGGLVENNTIGSRFQDSLHPNEMIEDASSLSKDDERTSSCQDRLKLHSSSHKRKHNLRDGVYPKLKEKSLSELMVGVIDFPDDDNWSGKRRRGVDYHAEDLAAQDLKKTVSVAKASNSIFPKQSFKIGECIRRVASQMTASQTTPSPPTVKLERVKLDGSSDRPGDGYEISFQSSEDVCRGRAADPAEYSSLDELLSQLQSVAQDPLKEYNLSSVIISFFTDFRNSVITGQYSGTELVLIDKVTGKRKKGSPETFEFDDMNDTYWTDRVIQNGSEEQPPRRGRKKDNQPAVTQPEKPHQESRRTYSRKRYSNGDAALTPEKPAGYVSENAPAELIMNFSEVRSMPSESNLNKMFRRFGPLKEMETEVDRESSRARVVFKKSSDAEVACSSAEKFHIFGSTLVNYQLSYTPTLPCKASPVVVTTQDHEMQLDLSAHDHEMQLDLSTHEHEMQLDLSTHDHEMQLDLSSLSSFEVNLV; from the coding sequence ATGGATGTAACCAAGGACAGGGGTGTCCCTGTCGGTAGTGTTTCAGAGTCAACAGTGACTGAGAGTGAGCATGTGGCTGGTGAAACCCTAGTCGGTACTGGTGATGATGCAGTTCAGGGGAAGATTGAGGGGTCATTTAATGATGGGGTGGAAGATGAGTCTTGTCATGGGAATGACATAATGGTGGAAGTGTTAGGTTCTGATGTTTATGTTGGTGGAGTTTGTACTAGTGAGAGTGGGGAGAACTTGGATGATGGGAATGACGATGCCGTGCCTTTGGATGCCGAAGTAGTTTCTGAGAGACCCGTTAATCCCATTGGTATAGATGGTGGTAGTGCTGTTGATGGATCGGATTCGCGGGATGCTGGTGTCTCAGGTGGGGAACTTTTGAATCAGGGAAATGGGGGCTCTTTGGGAGTGTCAGAATCAGTGGAAGAAAAGGCTCAACATGTTGATGGCATGACAAGGGAGGCTAGCTCAGGGGAAATGGTGACAGAGGATACAAGGAGGGGAAGCCAAATTGTTAGTGGTGGAAATTGTGCTGGTGGTACTGAAGTTGTGGGTTCTACAGGTGGTGAGATCCAGGTCAATCATGTTGCGATGATTTCAATGGTTCCTAGGGAGGAGGGTGTTGAAGGAGTTATTCATGAGGTGGGTGCTAATAATGATGGGGAGGTGGTTTCTGGTGGGTGTGAAGCGAATGAGGTTGTAAGTAAACAGGGAGTAGAGGTTCCAGAAGAAAACTCACAGGATGCTGGCAAAAAAAGTGAGGTACTTTTTCCTTCAGTTAGTTCTGAGTGTTGTAAATTTCAAGTTGTTGTGGTGGAAAGCATAGAATCAGGGAGTAGGTTAGCTATGGAAGTCGTTGGTGGTGGAGATGATGCACCTAATGATTTGAAGACACAAAATGAGGTTGGTGTCTCAGATGAAGCGTGGAATCCTGGGATTGAAACAATAGAAACAAGTGCAGAAAATGTTGTAAGTTGTAGTGCTGAAACCCAAGTTCATGAGGAGAAATCAGTGATAACGGTTTATAAAAAAGATTTAAATCCCAAAATATCTTTAGGACAAAGTAACGATGCTGGTGCTGAGGAATTTGGAGGAGTGGACAAGAGAGTTCTTTTGAGCTCCAAAGATGCAGTTCCAGAGACCAATGCTAACAGTGAAAATTTCAGTTCAGTAGAAAAAGAGCAGTTGAAGATTGTGATAACTGGTGGAAGCACCGAGAAACATAGTAATTTGATTTCAGAATCAGAGTCCTCACTCCAACAGACTCAAGTAATTGTTGAAAGTGAAGTTTCTGTAATAGATTCTAAGGTTATCTCAGTTTCTCAAAAAGATGAGATCTTGAATCCTGAAGGATACTATGACAACAGTATGGCTTGTGATATCCATGTTGAGTCAAATGTAGAACAAGCAATGGAAATAGACAGACAAGTGAAGGATGGTGATCAGGTTTATTCTGATGGAGGACATGAAAAGGTTCTAATTTTCAACACTGAAGTTCTAGGTGCAGTTGAGTACCTTAAGTCTACAGAGAACTCGGAAAAGAGTGAGATTTGTGATGTTTCTCCGATTTGTGTTAGTACTGTACAAGAGATAGAAACTGAACATGGAGGGCAGCAAATACAATTTGAAAATCAACAAGAAATGTCTAGGAAAATGAGTGGCGTACTTGAAAATGATGGTCATGCATGGGCAGATGTGACATTCTCATGTGAGCCCAGTGAACTAATACATGTTGAAGATACAACAGCCGGCGACACTGCTCCTAACCCTGCTGATAAAGCTGTGCTACCTCCTTCAGGTAATGACAGGAACTCACAGATTGAAACATTATGGTGCTCAGAAATGGACAACCAAACCACTGATAATGTGGACATTGCTCCAATGGACACCAATGAAGTTTTGGGCCAGTCAGATAATAATGAAGAGTGTTTACAGGAGGGTGTGGCCACTGATTGTAGTGTTTCTAAGAGAAATTTTGCAGTTGAGGAAGGTGTTAAAGAGCAAGTTACCTCTGCTGATGAGTTCGGTTTACATGGAGAGAAAGACTTGGTAGTGGTCAAAGAGATTACTGATAGTGAACAGACAAACACCAGCAAAGGGAAAAGCACTAAAGTGGAATCTTCAGAGCCAGAGAATTCGTTAGTGAATCATCATAGTTGTGACTTACCACCCGAAGATGAAGATGTATTTTCTGTAACTGATTTAGTTTGGGGTAAAGTCAAGAGCCATCCATGGTGGCCAGGACAGATATTTGATTTTACTGATGCGTCAGAGAAGGCAATGAAACATCATAAAAAGGACTGCTTCTTGGTTGCATATTTTGGGGATAGAACATTTGCATGGAATGAAGCTTTATCTTTAAAGCCCTTTCGATCTCATTTCTCACAGATGGAGAAGCAGGGCAATGCAGATACATTCCAGAATGCTGTCAATTGTGCTTTGGGAGAAATTTCTAGGCGAGTACAGTTAGGCTTGGCCTGTTCTTGTATACCAAAAGATTCCCACAACATTCAATTCCAGATTGTTGAAAATGCAGGGATCCGGACAGAATCAAGTAGAAGAGGTGGAGTGGATGATTCTGCCAGTGTTAATTCCCTCCAATCCGACAAGTTGCTTGAATACCTAAAAGCATTAGCACAGTCTCCATTAGGTGGGAATGACCGTTTGGAACTTGTAATAGCTAAGGCCCAGTTGCTAGCCTTCTGCCGTTTGAAAGGATTTTGTAGCTTACCTGAATTTCAGTGTTGTGGAGGATTGGTGGAGAATAACACCATCGGTTCACGATTTCAGGATAGTTTACATCCTAATGAGATGATTGAGGATGCAAGTTCTCTTTCTAAAGATGACGAACGAACATCCTCTTGCCAGGACAGGTTGAAATTACATAGTTCCTCCCATAAGCGGAAACATAATCTTAGAGATGGTGTGTATCCTAAATTAAAAGAGAAAAGCTTATCAGAATTGATGGTTGGTGTAATAGATTTTCCGGATGACGATAATTGGTCTGGTAAGAGGCGAAGGGGTGTAGATTACCATGCTGAGGACTTGGCTGCCCAAGATTTAAAGAAAACTGTTTCTGTTGCAAAAGCTTCTAATTCCATTTTTCCAAAGCAATCATTTAAGATTGGTGAATGTATCCGTAGAGTTGCTAGCCAGATGACTGCCAGCCAGACAACTCCGTCTCCTCCCACTGTGAAGCTTGAGAGGGTGAAACTAGATGGAAGCAGTGACAGACCTGGGGATGGTTATGAAATTTCCTTTCAGAGCTCTGAGGATGTCTGTAGAGGAAGGGCGGCTGATCCAGCAGAGTACTCTTCACTAGATGAATTACTGTCGCAACTTCAGTCTGTTGCACAGGATCCCCTGAAGGAATACAATCTTTCAAGTGTTATAATCAGCTTCTTCACTGACTTTCGGAATTCAGTGATTACAGGCCAGTATTCTGGGACTGAGCTTGTGTTGATTGACAAAGTCACTGGTAAAAGGAAGAAAGGGTCTCCTGAAACTTTTGAATTTGATGATATGAATGACACCTATTGGACAGACAGAGTCATTCAAAATGGTTCAGAAGAGCAACCTCCCCGTAGAGGCAGGAAAAAAGATAATCAACCTGCTGTTACACAACCAGAAAAACCTCATCAAGAAAGTCGTAGAACATACTCTAGGAAGCGATACTCTAATGGTGATGCTGCTTTGACACCAGAGAAACCTGCTGGCTATGTCAGCGAGAATGCACCAGCAGAACTCATAATGAACTTCTCTGAGGTAAGATCTATGCCATCAGAAAGTAATCTGAACAAAATGTTTAGGAGATTTGGACCACTGAAGGAAATGGAGACAGAAGTTGATAGGGAAAGCAGCCGTGCTAGGGTAGTTTTTAAGAAGTCTTCGGACGCAGAAGTTGCTTGCAGCAGTGCTGAAAAATTTCACATCTTTGGTTCAACACTTGTAAATTACCAGTTGAGCTATACTCCAACTCTCCCTTGTAAAGCATCTCCGGTTGTTGTTACAACTCAGGATCATGAAATGCAACTTGATCTCTCTGCCCATGACCATGAGATGCAGCTTGATCTGTCCACCCACGAACATGAGATGCAACTTGATCTGTCCACCCACGACCATGAGATGCAACTAGACCTCTCCAGTCTGTCAAGTTTTGAAGTTAATCTGGTTTAG